A region of Gracilinanus agilis isolate LMUSP501 chromosome 3, AgileGrace, whole genome shotgun sequence DNA encodes the following proteins:
- the LOC123238816 gene encoding probable E3 ubiquitin-protein ligase TRIML1 translates to MASFSELMQNFQEELICSVCKEYLTNPITIECGHNFCHRCLFCSWQATSTPFSCPECRAVSQLRDFQVNVRLGKLVAIVKKLSAHCLQNPEGHNKCKIHQKTFKLFCKDDQSLVCLDCSESPKHKAHTLYCINEAAEDFREKLQETTMDLKRKTDNVVERLIVENVRMIRWKKEIKIRKRNVSSEFQKLHRFLDEKETEYLSVMERHRRANLKVLKKRMMRLSQQSNELRKMITELEEEYRKPHGDLLQDMQNLKGVLNRNELVLQQEDMPPIKIIVCPIPRIIEILLKFKVEITLDCNTASPGLIISEDLKSVRYGGAQVLNNSGMDNFAQVFGTQSLISGRYYWEVEAPSNIGWSIGICNPNLLKEIFLLIAAQSHSGYHLYALGLHHVSRKTYVKYCQNYVSKLTVGIFFDCERGKISFYNVKESFLIFTFTIVSSSGPFYPIFFLSKKAMINDSSLVICP, encoded by the exons ATGGCCTCTTTCTCAGAGCTGATGCAAAACTTCCAGGAAGAACTCATCTGTTCTGTCTGCAAAGAGTACCTCACTAACCCAATAACCATTGAATGTGGCCACAATTTTTGCCATAGATGCCTTTTCTGCAGCTGGCAGGCAACCTCAACCCCTTTCTCTTGTCCAGAGTGCAGGGCTGTCTCCCAGCTGAGAGATTTTCAAGTCAATGTGCGTCTTGGAAAACTGGTAGCCATTGTCAAAAAGCTAAGTGCACATTGTTTGCAGAACCCTGAAGGACATAACAAGTGTAAGATACATCAGAAAACATTCAAGCTGTTCTGCAAGGATGATCAGAGCCTAGTGTGTCTTGACTGTTCCGAGTCCCCAAAGCACAAGGCTCATACACTCTATTGCATAAATGAAGCTGCTGAAGACTTCAGG gaGAAACTTCAAGAAACCACAATGGATTTAAAGAGGAAAACTGATAATGTTGTAGAACGGCTGATTGTTGAGAATGTGAGAATGATACGGTGGAAG AAAGAGATAAAGATTCGAAAGAGAAATGTTTCTTCAGAATTCCAGAAACTACATCGGTTCCTAgatgagaaggaaactgagtatCTATCAGTTATGGAGAGACACAGAAGGGCCAATTTGAAAGTCCTGAAGAAGAGAATGATGAGACTGTCCCAGCAGAGTAATGAATTAAGGAAAATGATCACAGAGTTAGAGGAAGAGTACAGGAAACCACATGGAGATTTGCTCCAG GATATGCAGAATCTGAAAGGAGTGTTAAACAG gaATGAATTGGTACTCCAGCAAGAAGACATGCCTCCCATAAAAATAATCGTCTGCCCCATCCCTAGAATCatagaaatacttttaaaattcaaag TGGAAATAACTCTGGATTGTAACACAGCTAGTCCAGGTCTCATCATCTCTGAAGACTTGAAGAGTGTGAGATATGGAGGTGCACAAGTCCTCAATAACAGTGGGATGGACAATTTTGCCCAAGTTTTTGGTACTCAGTCTTTGATTTCAGGACGATACTACTGGGAGGTTGAGGCACCAAGCAACATTGGATGGTCTATTGGCATCTGTAACCCAAATCTGCTTAAAGAAATCTTTTTGCTTATCGCTGCACAGAGTCACAGTGGATACCATCTTTATGCCTTAGGCTTACACCACGTTTCTCGTAAAACTTATGTGAAATACTGCCAGAACTATGTGTCCAAACTAACGGTGGGCATTTTCTTTGACTGTGAACGTGGAAAGATATCATTTTATAATGTTAAAGAAAGCTTTCTCATTTTTACCTTTACAATTGTTTCTTCTTCAGGACCTTTCTATcctatcttcttcctttctaaGAAAGCCATGATAAATGATTCCTCTCTTGTGATCTGTCCCTAA